DNA sequence from the Nicotiana tomentosiformis chromosome 3, ASM39032v3, whole genome shotgun sequence genome:
AATTCTGTTCAAGAAGGGTCCACTAGGCAGCCTATCTTGGGCAAGTAGACAAATAAAGTTTTTGATTTTGTTAGGGACTTTTAACTTCCATATCCAAGTGAAGTTGccttcattttctttccacaaaATCTAATTATTGCTGCTAGGGAAGGTATAGGCTGATTTGGTGGTGAAAGACCCACTTGGGTCAACCCCCATATTATCGTGTCTTCCTTGGCAGAGTTGGTAGGGATGAAAGTTGATTTGATCATGTTAGTAATGTTCTCATGGATGTCTATAAAGGTGGTAGAGAGATCCCAGTTCCCAGAATTGTAGACAGTGTCCACTTTGGCAGCTATGTCATTAGGGGTTAGAGGGCCCTCAATCATGTCCCTGATTGTTGGCTGGTTTGGGATCCATTCATCATTCATGAAGCTCACCCTATTTACTTTGTGGACAACCCATCTACTGGCCTTATTGTATCTATCCCAACCCTTGAGGATACATTGCTAGATTGGAGATTTTGGCTTCTTGGGGGTATGGTTCCAGTTACAGTGCTTAGAGATCAGGACTTTAGCCCATAAACTGGAGGTGTTATGGTAGATCCTCCAAGCCAGCTAGCATGTGATGCTTTATTTTTAAGCACAACTTTCTATAAACCCATCCCTCCATAGGACTTCTGCCTGGTGATTTTTTCATAGCTAACTAGGTACAATTTTTTCTTGTTTGGAGTTGTGCCCCAAATAAAATTCCTTTGAATTATATCAATTTGTTTGGTAGTCTTGGTAGGCAATTTGTTGTATTGCATAGCATGGCTTGGGATATTACTGAGAGAGGCCTTGGCAAGGATGATCTTTCCAGTCATATTTACACCATTTATTTTCCAACCAACAGCCTGTTTGGATTACATGTTATCTATTATGAACTAGACGTCAATACTAGTGGGTCTTTTATGGAACATAGGTAATCCTAGGTATTTCCCAAAGGATATTGTAGCTTGGATTGTCAAGGCATTTGTGAGGCATTCCATTGTGTTTTCCCTTGTGTTAGAGGAGAAGAGAACCCTGGACTTGGTCAAATTGTTTTTTTGGCCAGAATCCTCATTGAATGCATGCAAGATAGAGTAGATTGCAGTGAGGTTGCTAATGTTTGCTTTTTACAAAGAGGGTAAGGTCATCAACGAAGAAGAGACGAGAAATTGTTGGGCTAGACCTACTGATACTGATAGGGAGCCATTGTTTGTCTTGGACAACTTTATCAATTGGCCTGGAGAGCTTCTCCATACACAAAATGAACAGGTAAGGGGATATTGGGTCCCCTTGTCGGATTCCCCTAGAGGGCTTGAAGGTATCTGTTTTGCCCCCATTCACTAGGATGGAAATGTTTGATAAGCTAATGCATAACATTATTAATTACTTAGCCCAGGAGGGAAGTTGAAGGCATGTAATATTTCCATAATGAAGGACCACTCCAACGTGTTAAAAGCTTTCTTTAAGTCAATATTGAGAATCATATGAGCCTGGTTCCCTTTCATTTTTCCAAAATGAATGTTGTATTCTTGGACAATGATGGCATTATCATATGCCCTTCTATTGGATAGGAAACTAGCCTGGCTAGGGACAATTATAGCATATAGAAGGGGCTTGATCCTATTGACAATGATCTTATTGATGGTCCTGTAGATGGTGTTACAAACCCCTATTGGCCTGAAGTTTTTGAGCAAGGTGGCTTGGGGACACTTTGGCATGAGACAGAGGAGAGTTTGATTCATGGTCTCATCCATGGAGTGTATGTTAAAGCATTGCTTGCAGAAGTCAACTACTAAGTTCTCCACAATGCTTCAGTACCTTTGGTAAAAGAAGGGGTGAAGCCCATCCAGGCCTGGTGCTTTGAATGACTTAAAGGAGTGCTTTGAATGACTTAAAGGAGAAGATGGTCATTTTGATTTCACTAACCTTAATGGACTTATCCAAGTTGTATCTTTGACAGTTTGATAGTATATGGGTCATGTCCAGATGACTGATATTGGAAATGAGAGTTTGTGTGTGTGAGAAAGTGTAGAGACTCCTGAAAAAGTGCATTATAGAGACCTTAATGTCCCCTTAGTCATAGAGTCAGTTTCCACTCTCCTCTTTGAGGGACATGATCATGTTCCTTCTTCTCCAGTTAAGGGTGGAAGTGTGGAAGAATCTAATGTTGGCATCACCTTCAGTTAGCCAATTGAACCTTGACTTGAGTTTCCAGAAGTCATCCTCATTCTTGAAGATGGAGTCAAGTTCTCTGATCAGGTTACTTTCTAGGTTTAGCAAGTAATTATTGAATTGGTAGTTTGGTAACTTTTGAATCCCGGCAATTCTAGCCATATTCCTTCTCTTTTTGTGAAAGATGTTGCCAAATGTGTGCCTTTTCCAGTGGGTCACAAGGCTTTTGAAAGTTTCAGTTGATTGGATTAGAGGGGAGTTATTAGTAAATGTCTCATTGATGATACTAGGGAATGAGGGGTGGCTAGTCCACATTGATTCAAACCTGAAGGGTCTGTTTGAATTATTGAAAGAATCCCTCATTAGCATTATTTGAACAGGGTAGTGATATGAGTGGGTCCTAGGGAGGTGATTAACAGTAGCCACAGGGTATTGGAAAATCCAGCAGTCATTAGTAAAGCACCTGTCTATCCTTTCTAAAATCAAACTACTAGtatttttatatcttttgttAGTCCGGGTGAATTTACTGCCTTTGTAACCTAAGTCAACTAGTTTGCATTCACTAAGGCAGTTCTAAAATAGGTTACTAAGACTTGAGTTATGGGGTTACCCCCAAATATATCCCTAGCCTTTAAGACTTCATTGAAGTCTCCACCTACAAACCAGTTCCCAATATTGCTTTTAGAGATAGTAACAAGACTTTCCCATAACAATTTCCTATCAGCTAAAATGTTGCTAGCATAAATAACTGAAGATAACCAGGGGTTGTGGGATGACAGTACCTTTACCATGGCATAGATGCCCTGAGGTATAGTGGATACCTCATCAACCATGGTACAGTCCTCCTTCCACGTCATGACTACCCCACCAGACAAACCAGCCGATGGAGACTGGATAAGCATATCAAAATGTAGCTCCTCCGTTAGCTTTTTATGATCAGCCATTTTAGTTTCTAACAGAACCAGCAGTGCTGGCTTGTGAAGCTGAACCATGTCGAGGCAGTGTCTCCAAAACTCCACACTATTTCCACCCCTAACATTCCATATGATGTAGTTCATCAAGGGTGGTTGGCGGTTGGAGAACTGGTTTCTATAAGGCTTCTCAATCCCCCGAGGAGACCTCATTGGTTACTTTTGGTTCCTTTTCTTCATGCTTAGGACATGGGTCAAATTGAGGAGTGGTTTAGTCGCACCCTGGGTGTGGTGAGAGACCAGGCTCATACCACACTTGGTCATGGCTTTGTGACACAACATCACAAGAACTTCGTTGCTCTCCACACTGAACTCAATTGCTCTAACTAAGTCTAATAAGAGAGAGTTTGTGCGTAGGGGACGTAGGCTGTTCCTTGCATTTTCGATGGCCTTTTCTTTTTCAGAAGGTCTAAGGCTTTGTTGATTTCCCTTGTGATGTTTCCCAGCGGTGGTGACTGGTTCTTCTCTACTGGAGCAGAAGGTGATAAAGTTTGATGGGATTGGGGCTCGATAGTCACAAACATTGGAGACGTTGTTGGGTCCTTCATTCCCAGGTCTGGTAATAAGGGGATTGACTAGAACGCTTGGGAGATGAGGGTGTTGAGCATTGGTAGGTCTAGATTGAGTTGCATGTTTCCATTGCTTATCATCGCTTGCCACAGACATGGGCCAAAGGCTGCCAAGGCCATGTTTAGGGCTTCCACCGTTACCATCGCCAGATGCACAAAGTTTTGGACAATCAAGGTTACTGGTTGATTTCCTAGGGTGAAATTGTAGGCTAGTCCGTGTCCTTGAAGCGCCACTTCTGGCCACGATGCTTGTGAGTGGTCCGACGGCAGTGGAAGCGACGTCACAATGATGGGCGGAGGTTGGTTTTTTTTCATATTTGTGTTTTTTTTGTTTGACCTCATTGGGTAATAGTGGTGGTTATGTTAACGAGCCAGCTCATAACGGCGTCGTTTGGTGTCAAATCTAGATCAGTGGAAAGGTCATCGGTTAATGCATCTGGAGAAATAGATTCTAAATTAATGTGGTATCTGTTTAAGTGGACGAAATGTGTCATGTCACCTGAGGTTGGGTGTGTTCTCAGGTGAGGCACTTGAGTGTTCATGGAGTGTGGTGAGTTTTTCCCATTAGAGTATTCCGCTACGAGTGGAGTAGGGGATACATAGGTATTTGGGTAGGGTAACTATTTGGGTTAGGTGGTTCCAATTGGATATGGACCCCAGTTGTTAATTTGGTACTGGCGTGGTAGTCCAAGGCCACATCTTTAGCAGGGAATGTGTCTGAGGTTGGGCTATTGGTAGGGGCTCTTGGTAGGCATCATTAACGGGCCCAATTGAATTTTTAGTGTCAGCTCCATCAAGCCCTATCCCCGCCTTGCGTTTGGCGTACTTGGGTTAGGGACATGTGTGTTGGGATACTGGGAGTGGGGGATGGGATTTTGTTTATTCACAGGGCCACTAGACCTATTGTAATTTTTGGACTACGTATTATTGGACTTGAATTATATTGAAAAGTTTTGGTTTCCAGAAACTTACTCGACCGAGTTTGCATCGAACATTTTTACGGGGATCTTTTGTGATTTTTGTGCATGATGCTGATTATTTTCGTTTCCATTGTTCCTACCCTTCATGGTTTGCTTACTTATTTTCTTTCGTCTAGGGAAGGTGACTGTCTTCCATCCATTGTCCTCTCATTCCTTAGTGTTTGTTCTTGAATTTTCAGTGGCTTCTTGTGACAGTGGTGGTTAGAATTTTTTGAaattgtaattttttattttgtagcCAATTCTTTCACATTTTGTACATAACATACCTCCACCTTCATAAATCACTGCTTGTTTATGGTCGCCAATGATTAGTGATATTTTCATTGGGGATTCAAGGGGTACTTGGATACAGATGCGTACATATCTTCCTCTTAACATAGAAGAGGTGCATGGATTAATTTTGAGTAGTTTGCCCAGTTTTCTACTAACCTTTGCCAatatttttttgtcgtaaaattcTGTTGGTAGTTGGGGTAGGCGAATCCATATGGTTGTGGAAGAGAGAGTAGCTTTTTATGGGATGAATTTTGGTTCCCATTTACGTACTGATAGAAAATTCCCAGAGATGAACCATGGCCCTAGGTGTAGTGCCTTAACCATATTTTCTTCTAGACTAAATTGACAATGAAGAAGTCTCATCCTAGGTCAATCAAGATTAACTGTTCGGATGATTTTCATAGGTCAATTAGTTTAGATCGAAGGTAATGGTGAGGCATTCTACGACCAAAGACCTTTATGATTACTAAGAAGTGTCATGGTTGATATAGGCGATTCTTGTCTTCTTGTGAGAGGGCGATtgatagcatgtttggccaaacttctaaaattagcttattttgagaagtgcttttggTGATAAGCAGTtggtgtttggctaattaatttgaaaaacacttttgagcagtaattagtatttggccaagcttttaaaaattacttctaagtgtatttttcttaaaagtgcttctcagaaaagtgcttttggagagaacctaatttttctgcttctcaaaaactgcttctccttctcctcaaaagcacttttttccatctaaaagtttggccaaacacctcaatttttggccaaaagtacttttgaccaaaaaaaaaagaagaagcactTTTAGCccccaaaaaagcttggccaaacaggctacgAGCCTTCAATATTTTTTCCTTTACCATCTTTGATGATTTGGGGGAACCTCGTGGTATAGTACTCCGTTTGGCTTACTGCCTGCTTGTTAAGTAGCATTTCCTTATAGGAGTGTGGTGTTGTTTCTTCCACATTCATTTGGTTATGTCAATTGGTTCCGGTGGTATAATTGGTGGTGTAGTGATTGTGTCCATGAAGGTATTCTTAGAGAGAGGCGAGAGTTTCTCTGTACCTTATCCCTTCTAAGTTTAAAGCGTTTGCTCTGTTGAGTCAGACGAGAAAAAGAACAAAATATCTTTAGATATTTGAAGAagattttttcaaaaaattttattCTTTTGCAAAAACAGTTTTTTTacacacaaaaaaataaaataaaaaatgattccagatttttttaaaaatattttaaaacaaacaCCACATGAAGAAATGTAAGAGTTAGACCACATAATCATTTACCAGATATTCGCAAAATTTTCCATTATCAAATGCCCCTAAGAATACTTCGTGTCACGGGAACTTGCAACCCTGGTGGGGTTACAATTCGATCAATTCGATGCATTGTCATTTCAAGTGTTTTCCTTCCAAAATTAGTGTTGATTTTTAACCTCGTATTGTTATTATTCCATCCCAACCCCCGTTTATCTAATGGAAGCAGTTCGAAATTGTTAAATTGCAAAGTGTTTTGCTATACGAGTATTATTTTTGCTTTCATTTTTGGTTAATAGTTGCTTATTGTAAGTAATTCTTATGACGGCCCTACTGACATAACTACTTTTTAACCTTTAAGTCAGGTGATGTTCTTCTTTCGTTTGCCTAGCGACATTGGATTCTTCTCCTAATGAATTGTGGTTCGGATGTTGAAATCTCATAAGATTGTGGTCCATTTGATTTTTGAGATTCATCTTTTACGAGAAAGCAGGGGCAATAGGAAAAGATACTTAGTAGCATTTGTATGTAAATTTAGttgaaatttgaagaagaaaaataataatttgaagttgtgttaatttttttttttaaaaagttaaaGTTGTATTTGAACATGTATGAGTGAAAGAAAATATTTCACACATAAACTGACCCAAATCAGATTTTGGAACTTAaaagtttttctttattttttttaaaaataaattgatcaaatttcatgaaaaaataatatttttaattttttttttgaaaaaaaagtaaaaaatttatgTCCAAAAAGGGAGCTTAATATATGGTAAAAGTAACATCaacaataaaaaaaagtaaagaaaTTATTAACCACATGACATCACTATATCTTTTTTGGTAAACCATCTGATGTCCAAAATCAGTAGTTTGATTAATTCaaatttagagcccgtttggacatacgaatttttttacttttttcaaaattagtgtttggccataaaatttgcaattttcacttgaagatgaattttggaatttttcgaaaatttgaaaaactccaaaaagttatttttcaaaattttcacgcatatcactcacaaaacttaaaaaacaatccaaaattatatttatgttcaaacacaactctaatttttaaataccattttcacttgaaaatatttcactttatttttgaaattttaccaTACTTATGTCCGAACGCCCACTTACAttatatagaatttattaaagcAGAAGCAGTCTCTGTCAAAGAGTTTCTTCAATTCTATCACACATTGGGGTGGTACAATACTAAATAGTATGTACTAATCAACTTATCAGACTTCCAAGGATCCCCTCTCCTCACCTTTTATTTAGATATACTATCTCTTTAGCTCGTTTCCTCTTTTTGACCTTTCTAATTTTAGTTGGCTTGTGTACGCGTGCAGACGTTATAGTGGATTGCAATTTTTGATTCTACTAATGTACCCAAATCAAATTTACTTTTCTCGTTAGACCTTTCTAGGACAAGCTTCCTGTGAATTATATATATGACCTCACCCGAGTACTTAAAAGTGTACATTTCTAGATTTAGGAAATGAGTTTGCATTTGCAAGGCACATTCCTTATAAGCTTTTGGAGTAGAATTCTCTTGTTTACACGCAATATATGTACTATCTCGAGCATATGGACGGATGTATATTACAAATAACATGCGTTCagctaaaatttaaaataatatattcaTGCTAAATACCTATTGTCACAGTGGGAACAGTAATATACTATATTGATATAGAAATAGTCGATACGGAGATATACTATATTGATAGACTTAAAATAATTTATTCGCTTATGATGCAtgtaatataataatataattctTTTTACACGATTGATATAACTTAAACTTAATATAAAATGTTATTCTCTTTTCACATAATATAATGGGACCAAAATCCATGCGTGTCCGGTCCTTGTTCCTAACTAAGCACCCTCTTTCACGTGTACCAATCAAAGTCGAAATAATTTTAGTTCTTGTATTATTTTTATTGAAGTAGCGTGATTTCCCATCAAACAATTCAATCATTTGATTTAACGTAATATTCGCTCTTACTGAGTTCTATTAGGTGCCTAACTAAGCACAATCTTTTTGATCGTATATACATGCCAATATCgtaataattttattcaatacGAATATTTTTCATTAGAGTAGCGTCAAATTGCGCATTTTTTCGACCAAACAATTCAATTATTTGACTTAACATAATGTTCATGACTCTCATTGAATTGTAATTTTGAAATCTTCCTTTGGATTAGAGGGATTGCAAATTACTTCAACTTTAGAGTTTTCATTAATATAATGCAAAACTCGTTGGCAAAAGTTTTCTCCAAAATGAGTTCCAACCCCAATGTATAACTAACACCATAGAATAAGTTCCACTGCCTCCAGATTTTTTCCCCCGAATTTGCAAAGAACCAGTATATCATAGTCCATCATTAATGAACAACCGAACAAAAAACAACAAATCATGACAATGATTAACCAAGAgccaaaaagaaacaaaaagtgTTAAGGTTCGGCGAAGCTTCCTTCTATTGAAACGATTACTCCTTATTGAAAAGGACAAGACGAGATATTGTTACATGTGTCAACTTCTTAACAGAAAGATGGTCCAAGAATCTTTGCGTCTTCACCCTGATTAAGAAGCTGCAACCACAATTACAAAATTGGCCATACCAAATTTAGcggaaaaatcaaaaaaatgcCATTGTGGAGGATTGCTTTTAGTTTAAATTATATTAGTCATTAGTAAAGAATTTTTATACTTAATATTTATTTTCTGTAGAAAAtaacttattttattttaaaggGCAACCCGATTTACTAAGCtacttatattttaatttaaagtAGCTTACCTATATAAATATGAGCATTTGAATAATCTGATATTGTGACAAAAAATGTATGTCAGCAAAAATTTTACCCGTTGGTGACGGGGAAGTAAGTGAGAGGTTAAAAATCAAAGATTTGCAAAGATAACTTATTCTATGAAACCTCACCCCATCTCCCATCCCTATCGACCATAGAAAGGAATATTATCAACTTGAGGAAGGGATTATTGAGTTATTGGACTCTTCTGCAAGTACAAGCACAGTACATCACATGCGTCTTAATTACCCATTTTGTTCCACTCCAATAGTTGATGGCAGTGGCGGAGCCGCTCATTGGCAAGGGAGTTAATTGACACCCGTTAGTTCGGAAATTATATCGCGTAGATaggttaaatattttatttttatgtatatatattatgtactgattttttttaatttttttatatgcttacttatttatattttgacacccattagagaaaattctggctccgctaCTGATTGATGGGTGGACTGAGAAATTCTGATACAAAGAAGTTAAGAGTAATTTTTCTCCCTAAAATCCCCTTGTAATAAGCactcaaaaaaatcaaaaaaatcaaGACGACGCATAACGCCTAGACAAAATTATGTTAAAATCACATGATTAGTAAATGAAGGGTTTAACCTAGCTATTAGCCTCCAACGACATTAAGTGGTGTCTTAATCTtacttatcttttttttttggccTATCATTCTTATCTTACATTAGAAAGAGTATCTATATGTTTTATTTATGCTTTGTTGTTAAAAATAGAATAAATTCACCCttgaaatattacaactagattTCTGCCGGGAGGTGAGCTACACGCTCTAGACCAGTGCATATTtcattaaaaatttatttttcttttctttcccttatttttttctttcttttctctttttcgtTTACTCTCTTCACCACCAAACTAGACAACAAAATTCCACCTCATGTTCTAATTTTGGCCCTTAatctgttcttcttcttcttcttcttcttcttctttttttgctgCTAAGCTAGGCTTGAGGACTTTAAATAACTATTGTGGTGGTGACGTTTTGGATGATTTCTATCACCGGTAATTATCGGGGCATAAAATGGTGGCTCTTATGATTAAGAAGCGAGTGATGGTGAATTATGTGAGTATATATGTGCCTGCTGGGTAAGAAAAGGCTTCTTCCGATTTGAAATTTCAAAAACTCTATTTTTTCCGGCAGAATTTTTTTCGGTAATGGATATTTCTAGATCTGAGTGGTATTGCTTTGCATACGTATAATTTTATTATGAAAGTGTTATTTGTATGTTGAGAgggaaagaaaaaggaagaagacTAATCGAAATAATTAAAGAAGAAAGCCATAAAAGTAGCCAGCGAGTATTGTATATTGTTGACGGGAATAACGACgtggaggagaagaagaaaaagacatAGAAAAGGAaagggaaaaggaaaagaaaaaaaaagtaaaaacttaTATATCTCattaaaaaatgtaaaaaagcaaaaagtaaaaatctgaaaaatcgtCTTTTCTTGCTTCTCACTCTCCCGAGGAGAGTGAAATACACACACTCTGCTCCGTAAGCTTTAAGGGTGCAAAACCGCCAAATTC
Encoded proteins:
- the LOC138908418 gene encoding uncharacterized protein, coding for MLMRDSFNNSNRPFRFESMWTSHPSFPSIINETFTNNSPLIQSTETFKSLVTHWKRHTFGNIFHKKRRNMARIAGIQKLPNYQFNNYLLNLESNLIRELDSIFKNEDDFWKLKSRFNWLTEGDANIRFFHTSTLNWRRRNMIMSLKEESGN